In Populus alba chromosome 1, ASM523922v2, whole genome shotgun sequence, a single window of DNA contains:
- the LOC118048994 gene encoding lignin-forming anionic peroxidase: MVSRLSLACVVFSLFLISSCFPSQAQLSSNFYDSTCPNALTTIRTAIRRAVSSERRMAASLIRLHFHDCFVQGCDASIMLDNSPSIDSEKFSFSNNNSIRGFEVIDDAKAQVESICPGVVSCADIAAVAARDASVAVGGPSWTVRLGRRDSTTASRSLADSDIPRATTSLVNLIGMFGGKGLSERDMVALSGSHTIGQARCVTFRGRIYDNSSDIDAGFASTRRRNCPSASGNGNNNLAPLDLVTPNSFDNNYFRNLIQRRGLLQSDQVLFSGQSTDSIVTEYSRNPSLFSSDFAAAMLRMGDIEPLTGSQGEIRRVCSVVN; this comes from the exons ATGGTTTCTCGTTTGTCTTTAGCTTgtgttgttttttcattattcttGATTTCCTCATGTTTTCCAAGCCAAGCACAACTGTCTTCAAACTTCTATGACAGCACATGTCCGAATGCACTGACCACAATTCGTACTGCTATTCGGAGAGCTGTCTCGAGTGAGCGCAGAATGGCAGCATCCCTTATTCGTCTTCACTTCCATGATTGCTTTGTTCAG GGTTGTGATGCTTCAATCATGCTTGACAATTCTCCTTCAATAGATAGCGAGAAGTTCTCATTCAGCAATAACAATTCAATCCGGGGATTTGAAGTCATTGATGATGCCAAGGCTCAAGTGGAGAGCATATGTCCTGGAGTTGTTTCATGTGCTGACATTGCTGCTGTAGCAGCCCGTGATGCGTCTGTTGCT GTTGGTGGACCATCATGGACAGTGAGACTTGGAAGAAGGGACTCCACCACAGCAAGCCGAAGCCTAGCTGACAGCGATATTCCTAGAGCTACAACTAGCCTTGTAAACCTAATTGGCATGTTCGGTGGAAAAGGTTTGAGTGAAAGAGATATGGTTGCCCTTTCAG GATCGCATACAATCGGCCAAGCAAGATGTGTGACCTTCCGAGGCAGAATATATGACAATTCAAGTGATATTGATGCTGGTTTCGCCAGCACCAGAAGACGGAATTGTCCATCTGCTTCCGGTAACGGAAACAATAATCTTGCTCCACTTGATTTGGTGACACCCAATTCTTTCGATAACAATTACTTCAGGAATCTCATTCAAAGGAGGGGACTTCTTCAATCAGACCAAGTGCTCTTTAGTGGTCAATCTACAGACAGCATAGTCACCGAGTACAGCAGGAACCCTTCACTTTTTAGCTCTGATTTTGCCGCTGCCATGTTAAGGATGGGAGATATAGAACCACTGACTGGTTCTCAAGGAGAGATACGAAGGGTTTGCAGTGTTGTTAATTGA